Proteins encoded in a region of the Streptomyces sp. NBC_01471 genome:
- a CDS encoding response regulator, producing MTIRVLVADDQAVVRDGVVLLLSSADDMEVVGEAGDGHEAVRLATESRPDVALVDLRMPGLTGAEVTARVVAADIGVRVLILTTYADDDAVMPALRAGASGYLTKDATGEAVLAAVRDVAAGHTVLDPAVQRRLVELVVSERDSATPAPAPVAGIPAEAEGLTRREIDVVRLVAQGLNNRQVAKEMVVSQATVKTHLNHVLAKLALEDRGALIAWAWRYGLADRTP from the coding sequence GTGACGATTCGGGTACTGGTGGCGGACGATCAGGCAGTGGTACGGGACGGAGTCGTGCTGCTGCTCTCGTCGGCCGACGACATGGAGGTGGTCGGTGAAGCGGGCGACGGGCACGAAGCCGTGCGGCTGGCCACGGAGTCACGGCCCGACGTGGCCCTCGTCGACCTGCGGATGCCGGGGCTGACCGGCGCCGAGGTCACGGCCCGGGTCGTCGCCGCGGACATCGGGGTCCGGGTGCTCATCCTGACCACGTACGCGGACGACGACGCGGTGATGCCGGCCCTGCGGGCGGGCGCGTCCGGCTATCTGACCAAGGACGCCACCGGCGAAGCGGTGCTGGCCGCGGTCCGTGACGTGGCCGCGGGACACACCGTCCTGGACCCAGCGGTCCAGCGCCGCCTGGTCGAACTGGTCGTCAGCGAACGGGACTCCGCCACTCCGGCTCCCGCACCCGTAGCCGGGATTCCGGCCGAGGCCGAGGGCCTCACCCGGCGGGAGATCGACGTCGTCCGGCTGGTGGCCCAGGGGCTCAACAACCGCCAGGTGGCCAAGGAGATGGTCGTCAGCCAGGCGACCGTCAAGACGCATCTCAACCATGTGCTGGCGAAACTGGCCCTGGAGGACCGCGGCGCGCTGATCGCCTGGGCCTGGCGGTACGGACTGGCCGACAGGACCCCGTAG